Proteins encoded within one genomic window of Oryza glaberrima chromosome 12, OglaRS2, whole genome shotgun sequence:
- the LOC127757749 gene encoding putative pentatricopeptide repeat-containing protein At3g16890, mitochondrial, whose protein sequence is MRSIHHPNLLLLRRRRCRRLSGANRRPETPPRSSLSTKSAANPPDPADPARAASILAEDDWFPRLNAEFAAALPRLGPRFVVRALRAAAEREGVGEPLLCVRLYVWASRFGAHFARDGGVRRALVGALWRRGPVVLSGRLVAEVRGCGCEVSEELVCALVESWGRLGLARYAHEVFVQMPRLGLRPSTAVYNALIAASVRAGAVDTAYLRFQQMPADGCRPDRFTYNSLVHGVCRRGIVDEAVRLVRQMEGEGIRPNVFTYTMLVDGFCNAGRVEEAFRVLDKMKEKGMAPSEATYRTLVHGVFRCLERDKAYRMLSDWLGHETSLHPSACHTMLYCLSKKDMAKEAVEFAKRMSARGYLLDSTAFGIVMSCALKCLEVSDLCELLDSFIKNGGNPGFDVYIMVIKSLLNCKNFSKANHYLGHMVLKGLLSSVMSYNMVIDCFVKAGAVDKAEEIVKEMQDKGFLPNLVTFNTLISGYSKLGNVHNAKVVLKMLMEHGFMPDIITFTSLIDGLCNAHQLDDAFVCFEEMAEWGVRPNAQTYNVLMHTLCSAGHVNKAIDLLNKMKIEGVTPDAYSFNALILSFCRMRKVDKAEDIFNDMVRFGVVPDSYTYNSLIKALCDERRVNKAKEILFARERSGCSTSNNQSYWPIVAALAKMGQFSEAGELMDKYLSRNAQSSCGSNQSIESEVAVQVVNA, encoded by the coding sequence ATGAGGAGCATCCATCACcccaatctcctcctcctccgccgccgccgctgccgccgcctctccggcGCAAATCGCCGCCCCGAAACCCCACCGAGATCCAGCCTCTCCACCAAATCCGCCGCGAACCCACCGGACCCCGCCGACCCTGCCCGCGCCGCCTCGATCTTGGCCGAGGATGACTGGTTCCCCCGTCTCAACGCCGagttcgccgccgcgctcccccGCCTCGGCCCTCGCTTCGTCGTCCGCGCGCTtcgtgcggcggcggagagggagggggtgggggagcCGCTGCTCTGCGTGCGGCTCTACGTGTGGGCGTCGCGGTTCGGCGCCCACTtcgcgcgcgacggcggcgtgcggcgggcgCTCGTGGGCGCGCTGTGGCGGCGCGGGCCGGTGGTGCTGTCGGGGAGGCTGGTGGCGGAGGTGAGGGGTTGCGGGTGCGAGGTGTCGGAGGAGCTGGTGTGCGCGCTGGTGGAGAGCTGGGGCAGGCTGGGGCTCGCACGCTACGCGCACGAGGTGTTCGTGCAAATGCCGCGGCTGGGTCTGAGGCCCAGCACGGCGGTGTACAACGCGCTGATCGCGGCGTCGGTGAGGGCGGGGGCCGTCGACACCGCGTACCTCAGGTTCCAGCAGATGCCCGCCGACGGGTGCCGGCCCGACCGCTTCACGTACAACTCGCTCGTCCACGGCGTGTGCCGGCGCGGGATCGTCGACGAGGCGGTCCGGCTGGTGAGGCagatggagggggaggggatcagGCCGAACGTGTTCACGTACACCATGCTGGTGGACGGGTTCTGCAATGCCGGCAGGGTGGAGGAGGCGTTCCGTGTGCTGGACAAGATGAAGGAGAAGGGCATGGCGCCGAGCGAGGCCACTTACAGGACACTGGTTCATGGCGTGTTTCGCTGCTTGGAGAGAGACAAGGCATACAGGATGTTGAGTGATTGGCTAGGCCATGAGACGTCCCTTCACCCGAGCGCATGCCACACGATGCTGTATTGCCTGTCGAAGAAGGACATGGCCAAAGAGGCAGTTGAGTTTGCGAAGAGGATGAGTGCTAGGGGTTATCTCCTTGACAGCACAGCATTTGGCATCGTCATGTCTTGTGCTCTGAAATGCCTGGAGGTGAGTGATCTATGTGAGTTACTAGATTCTTTCATTAAGAATGGCGGGAATCCAGGATTTGATGTATATATTATGGTAATCAAATCCTTGCTGAACTGCAAGAATTTTTCGAAGGCAAACCACTATTTGGGGCACATGGTTTTAAAGGGACTCTTGTCTAGTGTGATGTCTTACAACATGGTGATAGATTGCTTCGTGAAGGCCGGGGCAGTTGATAAAGCAGAGGAGATTGTCAAGGAGATGCAAGACAAAGGTTTCTTGCCTAACCTTGTCACCTTTAACACACTAATAAGTGGATATTCAAAATTAGGGAATGTACATAATGCAAAGGTTGTTCTTAAGATGCTTATGGAACATGGTTTCATGCCAGATATCATTACATTTACCTCTCTTATTGATGGCCTGTGCAATGCCCATCAACTGGATGATGCTTTTGTTTGCTTTGAAGAGATGGCAGAGTGGGGTGTTAGACCAAATGCTCAGACTTACAATGTATTAATGCACACACTTTGTTCAGCAGGGCATGTTAACAAGGCTATTGATCTTCttaataaaatgaaaatagaaGGCGTTACTCCTGATGCATATTCCTTCAATGCCCTCATCTTGAGTTTTTGCCGGATGAGGAAGGTAGATAAAGCTGAAGATATTTTCAATGACATGGTGAGATTTGGTGTGGTTCCAGACAGTTACACATACAATTCCCTGATAAAAGCTCTATGTGATGAAAGGAGAGTCAATAAGGCCAAAGAAATTCTATTTGCAAGGGAGCGCAGTGGCTGCAGCACGAGCAATAATCAATCATATTGGCCAATTGTTGCTGCACTTGCAAAAATGGGTCAATTCAGTGAGGCAGGAGAGTTAATGGATAAATACCTCAGTAGAAATGCTCAGTCGAGTTGTGGCTCTAATCAGAGCATAGAGTCTGAAGTTGCTGTTCAAGTTGTCAATGCGTGA
- the LOC127758217 gene encoding uncharacterized protein LOC127758217, translated as MYVHSVRWSEMLLLLLAVFFLLAGGAGLGMTAAAAAKAVHLLCFATSWGVTVWAILVGGVIMFLNLPRHAMGRLRGKVFPACFALNAACTAASAAAFAWLHRPPWPPAERRQLAVLLVAAGYDLANLLIFTPRTLEAMRERHKVERSLGIGGDGSFVGWRQNARAARSSSTLAAENARFWVAHSFSAVALVISAAGLFSHFCYLSGKIVI; from the exons ATGTACGTGCATTCAGTACGGTGGTCGgaaatgctgctgctgctgctcgccgtcttcttcctcctcgccggcggcgctggtCTCGGcatgacggcggcagcggcggcgaaggcggtgcaCCTCCTCTGCTTCGCCACCTCCTGGGGCGTCACCGTCTGGGccatcctcgtcggcggcgtcatCATGTTCCT GAACTTGCCGAGGCACGCGATGGGCAGGCTGCGGGGGAAGGTGTTCCCGGCGTGCTTCGCGCTCAACGCGGCGTGCACggcggcctccgcggcggcgttcGCGTGGCTCCACCgcccgccgtggccgccggccGAGCGCCGGCAGCTCGcggtcctcctcgtcgccgctggGTACGACCTCGCCAACCTGCTCATCTTCACCCCTAGGACACTCGAG GCGATGCGTGAAAGGCACAAAGTGGAGAGAAGCctcggcatcggcggcgacggctcgtTCGTCGGCTGGCGGCAGAATGCTCGGGCAGCAAGGAGCAGCAGCACCCTCGCCGCCGAGAATGCGAGGTTCTGGGTGGCGCACAGCTTCTCGGCGGTGGCCCTCGTCATCTCGGCGGCTGGGCTCTTCTCGCATTTCTGCTACCTCTCCGGGAAGATAGTGATATGA
- the LOC127758146 gene encoding FBD-associated F-box protein At5g60610-like has protein sequence MGVVTRGKKRRLDDESSNPQLAPRGGEDLISRLPDDILAGIITLLPTKDGACTQMLSRRWRPLWQSAPLNLEARVNGCTLGKDVATIYSTLLTHSGPEFELFYDSVGVQNPPVPPSVLRLSSTLCVLRILSTCDTLQFPMETVCTLDFPHLKELTLSQVNIADSILHGILSRCIVLESLVLDANRGCSRLRISSLTLQSLGVSDTYFSVEGMLEEVIIEDAPLLERLTPPVIWHEGFVIRVIQAPKLKTLGYLSQKISTLQLGNMVFQKLVPVSLSNVMRAMKILALHTAPDLDVVIDFLKFFPCVEKLYIVALNKGNFKNVWRYVSLECLDLHLKMVEFINYHGNLSDLNFIKFFVLNAQVLECIKFVACRDKCDAKWIKTQHQRLQLYSRASRGVTLDFQADYGVDSLVHVKHISDLTTDDPFDRSFCRCRDEEI, from the exons ATGGGTGTGGTGACAAGGGGCAAGAAGAGGAGGCTGGATGATGAATCCAGCAACCCACAACTGGCGCCTCGAGGAGGAGAAGACCTGATAAGCCGCCTCCCGGACGATATCCTCGCCGGCATCATCACCCTCCTCCCTACCAAGGACGGCGCCTGCACACAGATGctctcgcggcggtggcgccctcTCTGGCAATCTGCGCCTCTCAATCTTGAGGCCAGGGTCAATGGCTGCACGTTGGGAAAGGATGTGGCCACCATCTACAGCACGCTGCTAACCCACAGTGGTCCG GAGTTTGAACTGTTCTATGATAGCGTTGGCGTTCAAAATCCTCCGGTTCCACCGTCGGTACTCCGTCTATCTTCTACTCTCTGTGTTCTCAGGATTCTTTCAACGTGTGACACACTTCAGTTTCCCATGGAGACTGTTTGCACGCTCGATTTCCCACACCTCAAGGAGCTCACCTTATCCCAAGTCAACATTGCAGATAGCATTCTCCATGGTATTCTTTCACGATGCATTGTCTTGGAGAGCTTGGTGCTGGATGCGAACAGGGGTTGTAGTCGTCTCCGTATCAGCTCCTTGACCCTTCAAAGCCTTGGTGTGTCAGATACTTATTTCTCTGTAGAGGGAATGCTGGAGGAAGTCATTATCGAGGATGCCCCACTCCTGGAAAGGCTTACACCACCAGTTATATGGCATGAAGGCTTTGTTATTCGGGTTATTCAGGCACCAAAACTGAAGACATTGGGTTATCTAAGCCAGAAAATTTCCACACTTCAGCTTGGAAACATGGTTTTCCAG AAACTGGTGCCTGTTAGTCTGTCCAATGTGATGCGCGCTATGAAAATTTTAGCCCTTCACACCGCTCCTGATCTGGATGTTGTTATTGACTTCCTAAAATTCTTTCCGTGCGTGGAGAAGCTATACATCGTG GCATTAAATAAGGGAAACTTCAAGAATGTATGGCGATATGTTTCACTTGAGTGCCTTGATCTACATCTCAAGATGGTGGAATTTATTAACTATCATGGAAACTTATCAGATTTGAACTTCATCAAGTTCTTCGTGTTAAATGCTCAAGTGCTAGAATGTATAAAGTTTGTAGCCTGTCGTGACAAATGTGATGCAAAATGGATTAAAACACAACATCAGAGGCTACAACTTTATTCCAGAGCTTCACGAGGCGTTACACTTGATTTTCAAGCTGATTATGGGGTGGATAGTTTGGTACACGTGAAGCACATCAGTGATTTGACTACAGATGATCCCTTTGATAGATCGTTCTGTAGATGCCGTGATGAGGAAATATGA
- the LOC127756233 gene encoding uncharacterized protein LOC127756233 → MGWATRFLAAVCFFAAGVVFAPDVLLGARSGSGSGGGAAAAAKVAHLLCFATSWGAALWATFIGGIIMFKNLPRHQFGNLQGKLFPAYFMLISACAAVSVAAFAYLHPWKTASTVERYQLGFLLAALGFDLSNLLVFTPMTIEMMKKRHKIERDLSIGEEVGWSKNVQVAKNNPTLAAINKKFGMIHGLSSLANIMSFGSLAMHSWYLASKLEM, encoded by the exons atggGGTGGGCGACGCGGTTCCTGGCGGCGGTCTGCTTCTTCGCGGCGGGCGTCGTCTTCGCCCCCGACGTCCTCCTCGGCGcccgctccggctccggctccggcggcggcgccgccgcggccgccaagGTGGCCCACCTCCTCTGCTTCGCTACCTCATGGGGCGCCGCCCTCTGGGCCACCTTCATCGGCGGCATCATCATGTTCAA GAATCTGCCGAGGCACCAGTTCGGGAACCTGCAGGGGAAGTTGTTCCCGGCCTACTTCATGCTCAtctccgcctgcgccgccgtctccgtcgccgccttcgcctaCCTCCACCCGTGGAAGACGGCGTCCACCGTCGAGCGCTACCAGCTcggcttcctcctcgccgcccttgGCTTCGACCTCTCCAACCTGCTCGTGTTCACCCCCATGACCATCGAG atgatgaagaagaggcACAAGATTGAGAGGGACCTGAGCATTGGTGAGGAGGTTGGGTGGTCGAAGAATGTTCAGGTGGCAAAAAACAACCCTACCCTTGCCGCAATCAACAAGAAGTTTGGGATGATCCACGGGCTCTCGTCTTTGGCCAACATCATGTCATTCGGCAGCCTAGCCATGCATTCCTGGTACCTTGCTAGCAAGCTTGAGATGTGA